The Corvus hawaiiensis isolate bCorHaw1 chromosome 7, bCorHaw1.pri.cur, whole genome shotgun sequence genome contains a region encoding:
- the LOC125328248 gene encoding C-X-C chemokine receptor type 2-like: MEPLSFSGDFSNIFSFYNYTYDYSTAMPDTAISSSPCRPENSVLNKYLVVVIYCVVFILSVVGNGLVVLVVTSIHTSRSVTDVYLLNLAVADLLFAFSLPLWAAYRAHEWVFGTVMCKAISVLQEANFYSGILLLACISVDRYLAIVYATRAATEKRHWVKFVCLGIWVFSVLLSLPVLLFREAFRSPNNGTVCYERISGEDTAKWRVVLRILPQTFGFALPLLVMLFCYGVTIHTLLQTKNAQKQRAMKVIFAVVLVFLICWLPYNITLVSDTLMRTRAIAETCERRNRIDTALSVTQVLGFAHSCINPIIYAFIGQKFRNSFLKILAQRGLISKDAVARYGRTSYASTSGNTSTTL, encoded by the coding sequence ATGGAGCCCTTATCCTTCAGTGGGGATTTCTCCAACATCTTCTCCTTTTACAACTACACCTATGACTACAGCACAGCCATGCCTGACACTGCTATCTCATCCTCTCCATGCCGGCCTGAAAACTCTGTCCTCAACAAGTACCTGGTGGTGGTGATCTACTGCGTCGTCTTCATCCTCAGTGTGGTGGGGAAcgggctggtggtgctggtggtgacCTCCATCCACACCAGCCGCTCCGTCACCGATGTCTACCTGCTCAACCTGGCTGTGGCAGACCTGCTCTTCGCTTTCAGCCTGCCGCTCTGGGCTGCCTACCGAGCCCACGAGTGGGTCTTTGGCACTGTGATGTGCAAAGCCATCTCCGTGCTGCAGGAAGCCAACTTCTACAGCGGCATCCTTCTGCTGGCCTGCATTAGCGTGGACCGCTACCTGGCCATCGTCTATGCCACACGGGCTGCCACTGAGAAGAGGCACTGGGTGAAGTTTGTCTGCTTGGGCATCTGGGTCTTCTCcgtgctgctctccctgcccgtGCTGCTCTTCCGTGAGGCTTTCCGCTCACCCAACAATGGCACCGTGTGCTACGAGCGCATCAGTGGCGAGGACACGGCCAAGTGGCGGGTGGTGCTGCGGATCCTGCCGCAGACCTTCGGCTTTGCCTTGCCCCTCCTGGTGATGCTCTTCTGCTACGGTGTCACCATCCACACCCTCCTGCAGACCAAGAATGCTCAGAAGCAGCGGGCCATGAAGGTCATCTTCGCTGTGGTGCTGGTCTTCCTCATCTGCTGGCTGCCCTATAACATCACGCTGGTGAGCGACACCCTCATGAGGACGCGGGCCATTGCCGAGACCTGTGAGAGGAGGAACCGCATCGACACAGCCCTCTCTGTCACGCAGGTCCTGGGCTTTGCCCACAGCTGCATCAACCCCATCATCTACGCCTTCATCGGTCAAAAGTTTCGCAACAGCTTCCTCAAGATCCTGGCACAGCGTGGGCTGATCAGCAAGGATGCTGTTGCCCGCTACGGCCGCACCTCCTATGCCTCCACCTCCGGCAATACATCCACCACCCTCTGA